The segment GGAAACAGGATCTCCTGACTCTCTCAACAGGCATCGGTTACAATCTTCTTACCGACAGCCTGACACCGGCCACGGCCACTATCTATTTGCCTTCAGGTTTACCTGTTCAGGCCAATGTTAACATGAGTTATAACCTCTATACCGACAGCTTCGCCCTTAAAACCTCAGCCAGCGCCAGTGTTGACAAGCTGCTGTTCCCCTTATTCGGGTTGCGGGAAAGGGGAGTAGTAGAAGAAGATACCATAGCCTGGGACAGTCTGGGGATTGAACGTGGGGATACGGCAGCATTTGACAGCATAATGAGGCTGCAGCCCCCGGATAGTATGGTCATAAGTGAGGATTCCCTTTATCGCCCTTACGAGAAGAAGGAGACGTTCCTGGAACGATTCTCAAAAAGCAAGCTTTCACTTGAGAATAGTTGGGGTATTCGTAGCGACTCCCTGGGAGGGGTGGGCAAGTCCGACCACATGGTATCTGCCAGGACCCAGCTGTTCTTACCGTTTGAGATTGAGTTGAATCTGAGCGTGGCTACGAATCTTACCGAGCCAAAGGCCCGCTGGCAGGACTACATAGCGAGCTACAACCTTTCTCTGGTCAAGGGGTTGCACTGCTGGGAGGCGGTGTTCGAGGTTACGCCAAGGGACGGCTTAAGTATGGCACCGGATAACCTCGAGTGGAATTTTTACGTGCGCGTCAAGGAGCTGCCCGACATCCAGTTCGGCAAAGGCATGCTCAGGCAGCTGGGTGAGTAGATAGCGTTGCCAAGCAACGCCGCGGGAACCCCGAATTCAACACCTCTTTGCCACTGAGTAAAAAATCGCAAAGAAGAAATCTCAAGGCACCGTTGCCAACCAAGAGCGGCCTTGCCTCGTCGGTGCAAACTTTAAACCTTGTAAGATTTACTTCTCGAATAGCGAGGCGAAGGCGCCGGGCAACTCCACTATGAACCCCAGATGCCCCTTGCCATTGGTCTCAAAACCTGCTGAGACTATGCCTTTTAACTGCACGTGACTCATGTGAAAATATAAACCCAGCGCGGCTTTTGTCAAGGACACTGATCACCAGCCTTTTCTTAACACCACCAATCTGGCACCTATAATCAAACCCTATGAGCATAAAGACTTACGGAGAAGGTTTTATCCGTTGGTCGTCTTCATAAAATGGAACGGATCATCGTAGGCATCAATTATTCCCAATTGTCTTTGGCGCTCCAGGATTCTTGTTATCGCCTTGGCGTGTATCCTGTCGTGCCAGATGAATCTCCTAAGCACCTTCTTAAGGGTCCAGAGTTCACCATTCTCCTCAAACATCGCTAGATTGTTGTTTTCCATGTAGAAGGCACCCAGCTTTTCCAGACAGCGCTCTCTCGTATCTGCAAAATCTCCATCCATCTCTTCCGTTATTCCTATCCGGGACAAGTAATAGAATTGACAGTTCCTTACATGGTCAAATATTCGTTGTATGGTCGCAGGGTTGTCTCCGTAGAAGGTCTTTCTGATTCTTGATTCATCTATCCAATCCTTGTGCTGAGTGCTGGTGTAAAGTTTGACGAACGTCTCTTTTGAATATCGAGCCAGATCAGCCAGTCTTTTAAACTCCTCCACTCTAATTTCACCCCTATCCGCCTCCAGCAGGATCGCGGTATCCGCGTCCTCGACCACTGCGTTGCTTTTATGTCTCTGGACGATTCGAATCTCATAATCATGTTTTGGTTCCATTCCCAGCCATTTCAAATACAGATCCACTTCCTTCTTAACCTTGTCGAGGGCTTGCCTTTCGGTCTTCCCTCGCACGAAGGCGCCTGGCAACTCCACTATGAACCCCTGATGCCCCTTGCCATTGGTCTCAAAACCTGCTGAGACTATGCCTTTTAACTGCACGTGACTCATGCGAAAATATAAACCCTGCGCGGCTTTTGTCAAGGACACTGATCGCCAGCCTTTTCTTGACACCACCAATCTGGCACCTATAATCAAACCTCATGAGCATCAAGACTTACGGAGAGGCAATACTTCGCAAGAAGGTCGAGCCGGTGACCTCTTTCGATGGAGAGCTTGCCCACATCGCAGCGCAGATGAAGAAGACGATGCAAGAGGTCAACGGTGTCGGTCTGTCGGCAAACCAGGTTGGTTTCGATAAGGCTCTGTTTATTGTGAAGTTGAGTGATGAGACGTACGCATTCGTAAACCCTGAGCTTACCCCCCTATCAAACGAGACCAATAAGACAGAGGAGGGATGTCTCTCCATCCCCGGGGTGTGGGTTGATGTCGAGCGCTACCTTAAGGTGCGTCTTAGCGCCAAGAACCTTGAGGGCGAAACCATAGAGCTGGAGCTTGAAGGACACCTAGCACGGGTGATACAGCACGAGGTGGATCACCTTGCAGGGGTGTTGATCATTGATCGGATCGGGCCGGACGAGCGGCGTCGCATCGCCGATCAGTTGGAAGAGATCAAGAACAAAGCGTCATAAGATCTTGGAGGGTTGATGGCCAAAGCGTTTCTTTTCCCGGGACAGGGCTCACAATACGTGGGGATGGGTGCCGATCTATACGAGACTAACGAATCACTGAGATCGATATATCACTCAGCAGACCAAGTAAGCGGTCTGGAGATCACAAAAACCATGTTCGAGGGTCCTGAGGAGGCGCTCAGAAAGACCCAGATCACCCAGCCTGCGCTTTATGTGCATTCGCTTGCAGTTTATCGGCTGGTTACAGATAAGGGATTAATCGCGGACGTCTTTGCAGGCCACAGCCTTGGCGAGTTTTCAGCACTTGCTGCGGCAGGGGTGTTTTCGGTGGAAGACGGGATGAAGTTTGTTGCAAAGCGCGGTGCGCTTATGGCCCAAGCCAAAGAGGGCAGTATGGCTGCGATCATAGGGCTATCCGACGATGCAGTTATCTCCATCTGCAGTGAGATAGAGAACATCTGGCCCGCCAACTTCAACTCCCCTGGTCAGGTGGTGATCTCCGGTGCGCCCGAGGGTATCAAGAAAGCGATCGAGAAGGCCAAGGAGGCGAGTGCCAAGCGTGCATTGCCCTTGGCAGTATCCGGTGCGTTCCACACCCCGTTCATGCAGCGAGCGGCCTCCGAGTTCCGCGCCTTTCTTGATCAGTTCGAATTCAAGAAGCCCAAGGGTAAGGTTATACCCAACGTGACAGGCGAGGTAACCAACGATCCTGGCCAGATCAAGGAATTCTTGGCGAAACAGCTTACCTCGCCCGTGCTCTGGGCCAAGACCATGCAGACTTTGACCGCTTTGGGTGTTAGAGAACTCTACGAGCTTGGCTCTGGCAAGGTGCTCTGCGGTCTGGCCAAGAGGGGTATGAGTGATGTAACATGCATCTGGGTCGGCACGGTTGAGGAGATCAACGGGCTATTTAACTCCTAAACAGAGTTTTGATCCCATAGGATTTTTAATGCTCTGTCCGAGATGCAAGATCGGTATGAAAGAAGAGAAGCGCTCCTTCCATAAGAGGCGCAAGTGGATATGCCCACGCTGCGGCAGGGTTAAGATGCAGAGGGTGTGGGCAAGAGGTGAGAGAAAATCCAGACGTAAGGATAAGTCAATAGAGTAGGGGCGACGCATGCGTCGCCCTTTCCATTTGGATCAATATATTCCGGGTGTTTAAAACGCACGGATTATCATCCTGGCGATCTCCTTAAGGGTCTCGAATACGCCGATTCCCTGGTCGGCAACCGCCTCGAAGTACGGCACCTTATCCGGGTTCAGGAGTTCTTCCATCTCAGCTACGGTCATGATATTCGGCAGGTCGCGCTTGTTGTACTGCATCACGTATGGGACATCGGGAAGCCTGAGGTTGAAGGTAGCAAGGTTCTCCTTCAGGTTCTCGAGACTGTCCAGGTTGTCCTCACGCCGCTCACGTTGTGAGTCAGCAACGAATATGATGCCGTCCGCACCTTCCAGGATGATTCTCCGAGAAGCGGTGAGGGCAACATGGGTGGGAACCGTGTAGAGATGGAAGCGCATCTGGAAGCCCCGCACTCGACCCAGATCTACAGGCAGGAAGTCGAAGAACAAGGTTTTGTCCATCTCAGTATCTAAAGTGATCGTCTTTCCTTTTGCATCCGCGTCCAGCCTATCGTAGATCCAACGAAGATTGTCGGTCTTCCCGCCGAGTCCCGGCCCGTAGTATACGATCTTTAGATTGATCTCTTTTGTAGCGTAGTTTATGAGAGCCATGGAGTACTAACCAAACAGCTGATCAAGTTCATCTTCTACATTAAACTCATCTGGGGGACTCTCTAACTTCTTGTCTGCAGGCATTAGTCCTCCTTGGTCTAATCTTATTGTAGTATAACTAATTATAGTCATTATGTCAAGGCTTTATCATGCCCGCACATATGAAGGCTACCTTCTGGGGGCCTGAATCTCTAAATCTCGGAACGTTTCTAGGGGTTTTTAAAACTGAAGTTCTCATAACTTACGGATTACCATCTTGGCGATCTCCTTCAGGGTGTCGAATACACCGATTCCCTGGGTGGCAACCGCCTCGAAGTAGGGCACCCTATCCGGGTTCAGAAGTTCCTCCATCTCGGCGACTGTCATAAGATTGGGGAGGTCGCGCTTGTTGTACTGCATGACGTATGGGACGTCTGAAAGCTTCAGGTTGGGGGTTGCAAGGTCCTCCTTGAGGTTTTTCACACTCTCCACGTTATCCTCACGCCGCTCCCTTTGTGAATCGGCCACGAAGATTAGGCCGTCGGCACCCCTAAGGATGATTCTCCGAGAAGCGGTGAGGGAAACATGGATGGGAACCGTGTAGAGATGGAAGCGCATCTGGAAGCCCCGCACTCGACCCAGATCTACAGGCAGGAAGTCGAAGAACAAGGTTTTGTCCATCTCAGTATCTAAGGTGATCATCTTTCCTTTTGCATCTGCGTCCAGCCTATTGTAGATCCAACGAAGATTGTCAGTCTTGCCACCGAGTGCCGGCCCGTCGTATACGATCTTTAGGTTGATCTCTTTTGTAGCGTAGTTTATGAGAGCCATGGAGTACTAACCAAACAGCTGATCAAGTGCATCTTCTACATGAAGTTCATCTGGAGGCCTCTCTAACTTCTTGGTTACATGCATTAATCCTCCTTGTCTTAAACTCATTGCACTATAACTAATTGTAGTTATCATGTCAAGGCTTTATCATGCCCGCAAATATGAAGGCTACCTTCTGGGGGCTTGAATCTCTATCCCTCGAGGCGTTTTGAAAACTTGCAGGATGACCCTCTTGGCGATCTCCTTCAGGGTCTCGGATATGCCGCTCCCCTGGGTGGCGACCGACTCGAAGTAGGGCACCCTATCCGGATTCAGGAGTTCTTCCATCTCAGCAACGGTCATCAGGTTGGGCAGGTCGCGCTTGTTGTACTGCATGACATATGGGATGTTGGAGAGTTTGAGGTTAAGGGTTGCAAGGTTGTTCTTAAGATTCTGTAGGCTGTTGGTATTGTCCTCACGCCGCTCCCTTTGTGAATCGGCCACGAAGATCAGGCCGTCGACACCACTAAGGATGATCCGCCTCGAGGCGTTATAGAAAACCTGGCCTGGAACCGTGTAGAGATGGAGGCGTACCTGAAAGCCCCGCACTCGATCCAGATTTACAGGCAGGAAGTCGAAGAACAGGGTTCTGTCCATCTCTGTATCGATACTAATCATCTTCCCCTTGGTATTCTCATCGAGTTTTCCGCAGATCCCTCTGAGGGTGGTGGTCTTACCACCTAATCCAGGACCGTAGTATACGATCTTTACGCTGATCTCTTTTGTAGCCAAGTTTATGAAAGCCACGGGGTACTAACCAAACAGCTGATCAAGTGCGCCTTCTACATTAAACTCATCTGGGGGAGTCTCTGGCTTCTTTTCTCCAAGCATTAGTCTTCCTTAATCTTAAATTGATGTTAGTATAGCTAAGTATGATTATTGTGTCAAGTGTTTGCTTGCTCGTTTCAATACAAAGGCCCCCTACGGGGCCTTAACTTTCTAAATCTCGAGGTGTTCTAGAACTTGCGGATGACCGTCTTGGCGATCTCCTTCAGGGTCTCGAATATGCCGATGCCCTGGGTGGCAACCGACTCGAAGTAAGGCACCCTCTGAGGATTTATGAGCATCTCCATCTCGGCAACGGTCATTATGTTCGGCAGATCACGTTTGTTGTACTGCATCACGTATGGTGTGTCGGAGAGCCTGAGGTTGAAGGTAGCAAGGTTATCCTTCAGATTCCGCAGGCTGTCGAGGTTATCCTCACGCCGCTCCCGCTGCGAGTCGGCCACGAAGATCAGGCCGTCGGCACCCCTAAGGATGATCCTCCGCGTGGCGTTGTAGAAGACCTGACCTGGAACCGTGTAGAGACGAAGTCGCGTCTGGAAGCCGCGCACTCGACCCAGATCTACCGGCAGGAAGTCGAAGAACAGGGTTCTGTCCATCTCTGTAGCAAGGGTGATCATCTTCCCCTTGGTATTCTGATCGAGTTCTCCGTAGATCCATCTTAGGTTGGTGGTCTTACCGCCCAGGCCCGGCCCGTAGTATACGATCTTGAAGTTGATCTCTCTGGTTGCATAGTTTATCAGAGTCATCTGGTGCTAGCCAAACAAACGGTCGAGTTCGTCTTCGATATCCTTTGAGATATCCTCGATCCTTGCCTCCTCCTCCGGCGCGAGCTGTTCTTGGCCGCCGAAGATATCCTCAAGTATCTTTGAAAGGGTCTGTGCGGCGTGCTTGACCCGCACGCGGACAAGCCCCAGGGTGGTGCGTTGATCGAAGATTACAGCGATGATGATGTTCTGTGCAAGGGCCTGGAAGTAGAGGTGATCGCGTTCGCCCTGGTGGTAGAGGGTGAGGAACTGCTGCTCGCCGATGAGCTCTGCGAGTTGGGACGTGGCAGCAAAGTCAGCCGCAGCCAGGGTCGCAAACGACTCGAGATCTATCTTCTCGGTCTCGCCAGCGTTCGTAATCAGGTTCCCGTCGCGATCCACCAGAAGAACCGCCTTGGCGTCAGACTGCTGCAGGAGCTTCTCGATGTTCTCCTTGATCGCCTGGAAACCTGACTCGAACAGCTTGATGCGATCTATAAGCATGTTATCCGTTCGTTGCCTGCTCTTTGCGCAACAGGACTTCCCACCGACGATTGACCTCGGCCTGAAGTTCCTCCAAAAGATGCTCGTTACCCGGCTTGAGTAGATGCCGGAAGCGTGCCTGTAGCTTTAGGAAATCAACCAAGGGCTTAGGCTCACGCGGCTTCATGTTGATCTTGTATTTTCCGTCCTGCCACTCGTAGATCGGCCAGAACAGGGTTTCTACAGCAAGCTTGGAGATGTTCATGGTTTGGTTTAGGGGGTAGCCCCAGCCGGGAACGCAGGGCGAGAGGACGTTGATGAACGAGGGGCCGTCAGCGGCAAGTGCCTTCTCCACCTTGCGGATGAGATCCATGTAGTAGCCGGGTGTTGCCTGTGCAGCGTAGGCAGGATCGTGAGCGATGATGATCTCGGTCAGGTCCTTTCGCTTCTGTGGCTTGCCCGGTATCTTGGTTCCGGCAGGAGAGGTGGTGGTGTGCGCGCAGTAGGGGGTAGCTGACGAACGCTGGTAACCGGTGTTCATGTAGGCTTCGTTGTCGTAGCATACGTAAAGCATCTTGTGGCGACGTTCAATCGCTCCTGAGAGAGACTGCAGACCGATGTCGTATGTGCCGCCATCACCGCCGAAGGCGATGAATTGGATCTCGGCATCTATCTTGCCCTTGCGCTTCAGGGCTCGATAGGCCGCTTCCATACCCGATACGGTCGCAGCCGAGTTCTCGAAAGCGTTGTGCACCAGGTTGACGTTCCACGCGGTGTAGGGAAAGATGGTGGTAACCACCTCCATGCATCCGGTACAGATGCCTGTCACCGTTGGTTTGTCGCCTGCGGCCAAGAGTATCTGACGTATGGCGGTTGAAGCCGCGCAGCCTGCACAGGCGCGATGCCCGCCTACCAGACCTTCCGTGCGCTTAGAGAGTTCTTTTAGGCTAGCCATCTCATTCCTCCCCGCGAACGCCGAGGTATGTGATTAACTTATCTATCTTACCTTGCTTTGCTACTTGCTCGATCTCGTCGTAGACCCGTAGGATGTCGGAGATATCTATATTGCGTCCACCCAGACCGTATACGTAGTCTGTGAGAAGGGGTTTTTTCTTTGCGTCGTAGAGAATACCGCGGGTCTCAAGGAAGACCGGGCCGCCGAAATCTGCCATGGTGTCGGAGCGATCCATCACCGCCACCGCCTTGAACTTACCAAGTGCGGCCTTTATCTCCTCAACGGGCAGCGGACGCCACATCCTCATGCGAACAAGGCCCACCTTGCGGCCCTGCTCACGCAGCCCATCCACCACCTCCTTGGCGGTATCCGCGGTGGAGCCAGCGGTAAAGATCGCAACGTCGGCATCGTCGGTCTTGTACTCTTCCAAAGCAGGGTAGTAGCGCCCGGAAAGCTCGGCATACTCCTGGGCTACCTTGTTATAGGTTCCGAGTACCTTGCTGAAGTCATCGATCTGGGCGCGCTTGTGCTCGAAGAAGTAGTCCTGCAGATCAAGTGGTCCGAAGGTTTTGGGATTCTCAAGGTCCAGTGCGGAGAAGCGAGGTTTGTATTCACCGATGAAGCGCTGAACCTCTTCGTCTTCGAGGACCTCCAACCGCTCCATGGCGTGGGAGATGATGAACGCATCGGTGGAGACGATTGCAGGAACAGCCGTTTGCTCCGCTACTTTCAGAGCGATTATTAACGAATCGTATGCCTCCTGGGAGTTGGCGCAGTAAAGCTGCATCCAGCCAGCCTCTCTGGAACCCATGGTGTCCGAGTGGTCGCAGTGGATGTTGATTGGGGCGGAAAGTGAACGGTTCACTAATGCGATAACGATCGGCAGACGGTTGCCTGCAGCGATATAGAGGATCTCATGCATTAATGCTAACCCCTGGGAAGAGGTTGATGTCATAACCCTGCCGCCTGCAATAGAGGCGCCCACGCAAGCCGAAAGTGCGGAGTGCTCACTTTCCACGGCAACGAACTCGGTATCCACCTCGCCGTCGGCCACGTAGTTGGAAAAGATCTGCACGATCTCGGTCGCCGGTGTGATGGGGTACGCTGCTACCACGTCCGGATTGATCTGCTTCATGGCATAGGCCATGGCCTCGTTACCGGTCTTGGCTATTGTCTTCATTTCTCCTCCCGCACCATATCGATAGCCGATGCCTTGGGCGGGCATATCACAGCGCAGATACCGCAGCCCTTGCAGTAGTCGTAGTCTATCCCTGTCATCTTGCCGTCTTGAACTGTGATTGCCGTATCTGGGCAGGTGATCCAGCAGAAAAGACAATGTATACACTTTTCCGCATCCCATAAAGGACGCATACTGCGCCAATCACCGGTCTTGAAGTGAAGGGAGGTTGCCCGTTCGTCTATGAGGCAGCCCGCGGGCAGCTCCTGCCAGGTCATCGGTTTATCAAACTTCATGCTCATGCGACCTCCACCTCGTCGTAGGCGCGTTTGATAGCTTCGACGTTTCCTTCGATGATCTCGGTGCGGCCTCGGAACTTTACTTCGAGCTTTTCCTTGATAGAGGCAAGCGCGGAGTCCCACTCCAAGGCCCCGGTTATCTTTACCATTGCACCCAGCATAACCGTGTTGGGAACGTTTTTCTTTAGGATCTCGACCGCAATCTTGGTGGCATCCACTACGGCAACCTTGGCGTTTGTTACGCGGAGTTTTTCCTTTATGGCTGCCGCCTTCTCCTGGGTATTAACTATGAGCGCACCATTGTCTTTAAGACCTTCGGTCACGTTAATCGACTCCAAAAGGCTTGCGTCAAGCACCACCACAACGTCTGGATTAATTACCTGGGTGTGGATGCGGATCGGCCCGTCTGAGAGAC is part of the candidate division TA06 bacterium B3_TA06 genome and harbors:
- a CDS encoding gliding-motility protein MglA, with product MALINYATKEINLKIVYDGPALGGKTDNLRWIYNRLDADAKGKMITLDTEMDKTLFFDFLPVDLGRVRGFQMRFHLYTVPIHVSLTASRRIILRGADGLIFVADSQRERREDNVESVKNLKEDLATPNLKLSDVPYVMQYNKRDLPNLMTVAEMEELLNPDRVPYFEAVATQGIGVFDTLKEIAKMVIRKL
- the porA gene encoding pyruvate ferredoxin oxidoreductase; the encoded protein is MKTIAKTGNEAMAYAMKQINPDVVAAYPITPATEIVQIFSNYVADGEVDTEFVAVESEHSALSACVGASIAGGRVMTSTSSQGLALMHEILYIAAGNRLPIVIALVNRSLSAPINIHCDHSDTMGSREAGWMQLYCANSQEAYDSLIIALKVAEQTAVPAIVSTDAFIISHAMERLEVLEDEEVQRFIGEYKPRFSALDLENPKTFGPLDLQDYFFEHKRAQIDDFSKVLGTYNKVAQEYAELSGRYYPALEEYKTDDADVAIFTAGSTADTAKEVVDGLREQGRKVGLVRMRMWRPLPVEEIKAALGKFKAVAVMDRSDTMADFGGPVFLETRGILYDAKKKPLLTDYVYGLGGRNIDISDILRVYDEIEQVAKQGKIDKLITYLGVRGEE
- a CDS encoding ferredoxin, which gives rise to MSMKFDKPMTWQELPAGCLIDERATSLHFKTGDWRSMRPLWDAEKCIHCLFCWITCPDTAITVQDGKMTGIDYDYCKGCGICAVICPPKASAIDMVREEK
- a CDS encoding gliding-motility protein MglA, with the translated sequence MAFINLATKEISVKIVYYGPGLGGKTTTLRGICGKLDENTKGKMISIDTEMDRTLFFDFLPVNLDRVRGFQVRLHLYTVPGQVFYNASRRIILSGVDGLIFVADSQRERREDNTNSLQNLKNNLATLNLKLSNIPYVMQYNKRDLPNLMTVAEMEELLNPDRVPYFESVATQGSGISETLKEIAKRVILQVFKTPRGIEIQAPRR
- a CDS encoding pyruvate ferredoxin oxidoreductase (catalyzes the formation of acetyl-CoA from pyruvate and coenzyme A), yielding MASLKELSKRTEGLVGGHRACAGCAASTAIRQILLAAGDKPTVTGICTGCMEVVTTIFPYTAWNVNLVHNAFENSAATVSGMEAAYRALKRKGKIDAEIQFIAFGGDGGTYDIGLQSLSGAIERRHKMLYVCYDNEAYMNTGYQRSSATPYCAHTTTSPAGTKIPGKPQKRKDLTEIIIAHDPAYAAQATPGYYMDLIRKVEKALAADGPSFINVLSPCVPGWGYPLNQTMNISKLAVETLFWPIYEWQDGKYKINMKPREPKPLVDFLKLQARFRHLLKPGNEHLLEELQAEVNRRWEVLLRKEQATNG
- the def gene encoding peptide deformylase, whose protein sequence is MSIKTYGEAILRKKVEPVTSFDGELAHIAAQMKKTMQEVNGVGLSANQVGFDKALFIVKLSDETYAFVNPELTPLSNETNKTEEGCLSIPGVWVDVERYLKVRLSAKNLEGETIELELEGHLARVIQHEVDHLAGVLIIDRIGPDERRRIADQLEEIKNKAS
- a CDS encoding gliding-motility protein MglA; its protein translation is MALINYATKEINLKIVYYGPGLGGKTDNLRWIYDRLDADAKGKTITLDTEMDKTLFFDFLPVDLGRVRGFQMRFHLYTVPTHVALTASRRIILEGADGIIFVADSQRERREDNLDSLENLKENLATFNLRLPDVPYVMQYNKRDLPNIMTVAEMEELLNPDKVPYFEAVADQGIGVFETLKEIARMIIRAF
- a CDS encoding dynein regulation protein LC7, with the protein product MLIDRIKLFESGFQAIKENIEKLLQQSDAKAVLLVDRDGNLITNAGETEKIDLESFATLAAADFAATSQLAELIGEQQFLTLYHQGERDHLYFQALAQNIIIAVIFDQRTTLGLVRVRVKHAAQTLSKILEDIFGGQEQLAPEEEARIEDISKDIEDELDRLFG
- a CDS encoding gliding-motility protein MglA is translated as MTLINYATREINFKIVYYGPGLGGKTTNLRWIYGELDQNTKGKMITLATEMDRTLFFDFLPVDLGRVRGFQTRLRLYTVPGQVFYNATRRIILRGADGLIFVADSQRERREDNLDSLRNLKDNLATFNLRLSDTPYVMQYNKRDLPNIMTVAEMEMLINPQRVPYFESVATQGIGIFETLKEIAKTVIRKF
- the fabD gene encoding [acyl-carrier-protein] S-malonyltransferase; translation: MAKAFLFPGQGSQYVGMGADLYETNESLRSIYHSADQVSGLEITKTMFEGPEEALRKTQITQPALYVHSLAVYRLVTDKGLIADVFAGHSLGEFSALAAAGVFSVEDGMKFVAKRGALMAQAKEGSMAAIIGLSDDAVISICSEIENIWPANFNSPGQVVISGAPEGIKKAIEKAKEASAKRALPLAVSGAFHTPFMQRAASEFRAFLDQFEFKKPKGKVIPNVTGEVTNDPGQIKEFLAKQLTSPVLWAKTMQTLTALGVRELYELGSGKVLCGLAKRGMSDVTCIWVGTVEEINGLFNS
- a CDS encoding pyruvate synthase; this translates as MQQYFEVRWHGRGGQGAKTAALLFGEAAMETGKYIQAFPEYGPERTGAPVKAFNRLSDGPIRIHTQVINPDVVVVLDASLLESINVTEGLKDNGALIVNTQEKAAAIKEKLRVTNAKVAVVDATKIAVEILKKNVPNTVMLGAMVKITGALEWDSALASIKEKLEVKFRGRTEIIEGNVEAIKRAYDEVEVA